DNA sequence from the Hoylesella buccalis ATCC 35310 genome:
ATGAATGTAAGTCCTAATCAAGCTTGGGGCCAAGCCCTTGCGCTCATCCGTGAGAATGTTTCCAAGCAACAATATGATACATGGTTTCAGCCCATCACCTACGAGTCGTTCGACGAAGCGACCCGCACGTTGTTGATACAAGTACCCAGTCCGTTTGTGTACGAGTACTTGGAAGAGAATTATATCGACTTATTGAGCAAGGTGCTCAGGCGTTCTTTTTGCGACAACATTCGTTTGAAATACCGTATTGTCACCGATCAGGAGCATCATTTAACACAGGATGTAGAGGCAGAACAGACCGATGTGACTGGCGTTAAGCCACAGAAGAAAACCCGTGCCAATCAACCTCCGTCAGCTCTTGACGCCGCCCAGCCGCAACAGTTGGACCCAAATTTGAATCCACACCTTACTTTTAATAATTATATTGAAGGCGACAGCAACAAGTTGCCGCGCTCGGTTGGCATGTCTATTGCCGAACATCCCAACAAAACACAGTTTAATCCCATGTTCATCTACGGTCCATCGGGCTGTGGAAAGACCCACTTGATCAACGCCATCGGCATGCTCTCTAAGCAGCTATACCCGCAGAAAAGGGTGCTGTATGTTAGTGCACGCTTGTTTCAGGTGCAGTACACCAATGCCGTTTTGCAGAACTCTGTGAACGATTTCATCAACTTTTATCAAACCATTGATTTGTTGATTGTCGACGACATACAAGAGTGGATGACGGCAACGAAGACACAAGACACTTTCTTTCACATCTTCAACCACCTGTTCCGCAATGGTAAGCGCATCATCTTGGCCAGTGATCGACCACCTGTTGACTTGAAAGGAATGAACGAACGGCTGCTGACACGGTTCGCATGCGGACTGATTGCCGAGTTGGAGAAACCCAACTTGCAACTTTGTATCGACATCCTGAATAGTAAGATACAGCGCGACGGTCTTCAAATTCCAGACGACGTGGTACAGTATA
Encoded proteins:
- the dnaA gene encoding chromosomal replication initiator protein DnaA, with the protein product MNVSPNQAWGQALALIRENVSKQQYDTWFQPITYESFDEATRTLLIQVPSPFVYEYLEENYIDLLSKVLRRSFCDNIRLKYRIVTDQEHHLTQDVEAEQTDVTGVKPQKKTRANQPPSALDAAQPQQLDPNLNPHLTFNNYIEGDSNKLPRSVGMSIAEHPNKTQFNPMFIYGPSGCGKTHLINAIGMLSKQLYPQKRVLYVSARLFQVQYTNAVLQNSVNDFINFYQTIDLLIVDDIQEWMTATKTQDTFFHIFNHLFRNGKRIILASDRPPVDLKGMNERLLTRFACGLIAELEKPNLQLCIDILNSKIQRDGLQIPDDVVQYIAQTANGSVRDLQGVINSLLAYSVVYNSVVDMRLAQRVIQRAVKIDDKPLTIDEILDTVCRHFNVTVSAVNSKSRKQELVTARQLSMYLAQKYTKMPASRIGKLVGGRDHSTVIHSCSRIEQRLKLDSMFSNEVMSIENSFKLKQ